The following coding sequences are from one Cygnus olor isolate bCygOlo1 chromosome 2, bCygOlo1.pri.v2, whole genome shotgun sequence window:
- the LOC121064324 gene encoding prostatic acid phosphatase-like: MRSRQLVCGIWSLCFTFCLFCVFLHQTTAKRKLKFVSVVFRHGDLTPQEFFPTDKHKEVARQYGYGQLTKLGIQQQYELGQYMRRRYSHFLSVVYKQSEIYVQSTDCDQTLMSAQASLAGLYPLTQGQIWNPRILWQPIPVHTVPLSHDNAHSPGVESGASSDTVTDGRTPSNSQKHLASINTAITLSKQLLYLPFSHCPKYNELLRETFATRDFQRQFKQYRPFLKFLASHTGYPLKKLNTERIWKLSDILQYEDINNYTLPVWATRGVRTKLIKLSELLLQAEFGFHKQIQKSRLQGGILLKTILKHISDARRPSHQQKMVMYSAHAATIVALQMALNVFNGKLPPYSACHFFELYQEKNGQYTIEMYYRNNSLRDPHPLTLPGCKFHCPLERFTHLVSPVLTQHWTRECRI, from the exons ATGAGGTCAAGGCAGCTGGTGTGTGGGATCTGGAGTCTGTGCTTCACATTCTGCCTTTTCTGCGTCTTCCTTCACCAAAccacagcaaaaagaaaactgaagtttgtGTCCGTA GTGTTTCGCCACGGTGATCTTACCCCGCAGGAGTTTTTTCCAACTGACAAACACAAAGAAGTTGCAAGGCAGTATGGATATGGACAGCTTACCAAG CTTGGCATACAGCAACAGTATGAGCTTGGACAGTACATGCGGAGAAGATACTCTCATTTCCTGAGTGTTGTTTACAAGCAGAGTGAG ATTTATGTGCAGAGTACTGACTGTGATCAAACGCTTATGAGTGCTCAGGCAAGTCTTGCTGGGCTATATCCACTGACACAAGGCCAGATTTGGAACCCCAGAATCCTTTGGCAGCCAATTCCAGTTCACACAGTGCCACTGTCACATGATAAT GCACACAGCCCTGGTGTAGAGTCAGGAGCTTCTTCTGACACTGTCACAGACGGTAGAACTCCATCAAACAGTCAAAAACACCTGGCCAGTATCAATACTGCTATCACCCTCAGCAAGCAG ttgctcTACTTACCTTTCTCACACTGCCCAAAATACAACGAACTTCTAAGAGAAACCTTTGCAACAAGGGATTTCCAAAGGCAGTTCAAGCAGTACAGG ccatTTCTCAAATTTTTAGCCTCTCACACTGGATACCCACTGAAGAAGTTGAACACTGAAAGAATTTGGAAGCTCTCTGACATTTTACAATATGAg GATATTAACAATTACACTTTACCTGTTTGGGCTACTCGTGGCGTCAGGACCAAGCTGATAAAGCTCTCAGAATTGTTATTACAGGCAGAATTCGGGTTccacaaacaaatacaaaagtcACGTTTGCAGGGAG gtattcttttaaaaactattctAAAGCATATCTCAGATGCTAGAAGGCCTTCACATCAACAAAAAATGGTTATGTATTCTGCG CATGCAGCCACCATTGTTGCCTTACAGATGGCACTCAATGTTTTCAATGGGAAATTGCCTCCTTACAGCGCCTGCCATTTTTTTGAActttaccaagaaaaaaatgg gcaaTACACCATAGAAATGTATTATCGGAATAATTCTTTGAGAGATCCCCACCCCCTCACTCTCCCTGGCTGCAAATTTCACTGTCCACTAGAAAGATTTACTCATTTGGTTTCCCCAGTCCTCACACAACATTGGACAAGAGAATGTAGGATATAG